A DNA window from bacterium contains the following coding sequences:
- a CDS encoding thiamine pyrophosphate-binding protein, with translation MAGEKSGGRLIADMLKAEGVEVVFGIIDGTYFGFYASLREVGIRHVTPRHETSAVHMAGAYAWLTGKLGVCMASNGPGVANALPGIAVEHTEGHRVLIITSCRRHPIVYPDRGGSYQGFDQIATTRPITKWNAAVPSYERIPELMRKALRASWTGKPGVVHLDVPENIMNGKFDAAPAAQSPAQYRRVHAPAPDPALVREAANILIDAASPIIHAGCGAVHARAFDELRRVAELLHAPVTTSWGGRGALPETHPLAIPMIHVKVNMQVHNDADAVLAIGTRFGETDWWGKPPYWRAPGEQQVVQVDIDESSLGLNKPVTLAVHADARTFLAALAEEISSRAPDVSARKALVDKHRALVVEARAALDKKLEAETNGVHPAAVGSAVREVFGDDAVLVMDGGNTAIWGQFYSVAANPGALLSTFKMGMLGAGVAQVLAAKVARPNVPAVCVIGDGAMGFQPQEIETAVRENLPVVYVVLADKAWGMVKMNQQFTLRPLKTLIKKSLDADETINADLTDTKWDALAEAFGAHGERAKTNADLIPALTRARDAGRCAVVHVEVDPVTHMWAPSLKDFKDMHAEPKG, from the coding sequence ATGGCGGGTGAGAAAAGCGGCGGGCGGCTGATCGCCGACATGCTCAAGGCCGAGGGAGTCGAGGTCGTCTTCGGCATCATCGACGGAACCTATTTTGGCTTTTACGCGAGCCTGCGCGAGGTGGGCATCCGCCACGTCACGCCCCGGCACGAGACGAGCGCCGTGCACATGGCCGGCGCGTATGCGTGGCTGACCGGCAAGCTTGGCGTGTGCATGGCCTCGAACGGCCCCGGCGTCGCCAACGCGCTGCCGGGCATCGCCGTGGAACACACCGAGGGCCATCGCGTCCTCATCATCACGAGCTGCCGCCGGCATCCGATCGTCTATCCCGATCGCGGCGGATCTTATCAGGGCTTCGACCAGATCGCGACGACGCGGCCGATCACCAAGTGGAACGCCGCGGTACCCTCCTACGAACGCATTCCTGAACTGATGCGCAAGGCGCTGCGCGCGTCGTGGACCGGCAAGCCGGGCGTCGTGCATCTCGACGTTCCCGAAAACATCATGAACGGGAAATTCGACGCGGCCCCCGCCGCGCAATCGCCCGCGCAATATCGCCGCGTTCACGCGCCCGCGCCCGATCCGGCGCTCGTGCGCGAGGCCGCGAACATCCTCATCGACGCCGCGTCGCCGATCATCCACGCGGGCTGCGGCGCCGTGCACGCGCGCGCGTTCGACGAGCTGCGCCGCGTCGCGGAACTCTTGCACGCGCCCGTGACGACAAGCTGGGGCGGTAGAGGCGCGCTGCCCGAGACGCACCCGCTCGCCATTCCGATGATCCACGTCAAGGTGAACATGCAGGTGCACAACGACGCGGACGCCGTGCTCGCGATCGGCACGCGATTCGGCGAGACCGACTGGTGGGGCAAGCCGCCCTACTGGCGCGCGCCGGGTGAGCAGCAGGTCGTGCAGGTGGACATCGACGAGTCGTCGCTCGGGCTGAACAAGCCGGTGACGCTGGCCGTGCATGCCGACGCGCGCACGTTTCTCGCCGCGCTCGCGGAAGAGATCTCAAGCCGCGCGCCGGATGTTTCCGCGCGCAAGGCGCTCGTGGACAAACATCGCGCGCTTGTCGTGGAGGCGCGCGCCGCGCTCGACAAGAAGCTCGAGGCCGAAACCAACGGCGTGCATCCCGCCGCCGTCGGCTCCGCGGTGCGCGAGGTGTTCGGCGACGACGCGGTGCTCGTCATGGACGGCGGCAACACCGCGATCTGGGGGCAGTTCTATTCCGTCGCCGCGAATCCCGGCGCGCTGCTGTCCACCTTCAAAATGGGCATGCTCGGCGCGGGCGTCGCGCAGGTGCTCGCGGCGAAGGTCGCGCGGCCGAACGTCCCGGCGGTGTGCGTCATCGGCGACGGCGCCATGGGCTTTCAGCCGCAGGAAATCGAAACCGCCGTGCGCGAAAATCTCCCGGTCGTGTACGTCGTCCTCGCCGACAAGGCCTGGGGCATGGTGAAGATGAACCAGCAGTTCACGCTGCGCCCGCTGAAGACGCTCATTAAAAAATCGCTCGACGCGGACGAGACGATCAACGCCGATCTCACCGACACGAAGTGGGACGCTCTCGCGGAGGCGTTCGGCGCGCACGGCGAACGCGCGAAGACAAACGCCGATCTCATCCCCGCGCTCACGCGCGCGCGCGACGCCGGCCGTTGCGCCGTGGTGCACGTGGAGGTCGATCCCGTCACGCACATGTGGGCGCCGTCGCTCAAGGACTTCAAGGACATGCACGCGGAGCCCAAGGGCTGA
- a CDS encoding TetR/AcrR family transcriptional regulator produces the protein MTTDLRKRADLERKRKSREALLAAARRVFASRGYHATLIADIVAEAGFGQGTFYRHFEDKREIFVTLLSRLSGEMLEQFSAMSARLPQNEVEYRAASIDAVTRAAHVAQKNRDLALLFLREARSVDREIEALVEEVFSEFALLARHYLDHAIAAGFARPCDTRVVSRAIVGMATQFIDLWVKGEIADGDVDAVVRELVDFAFLGFGPGAAHSGAARENESTKKSTAKPAKKAAGGRKSA, from the coding sequence ATGACCACCGACCTACGCAAGCGCGCCGATCTGGAGCGAAAGCGCAAAAGCCGCGAGGCGCTCCTTGCCGCGGCGCGGCGCGTGTTCGCGTCGCGCGGCTATCACGCAACGCTCATCGCCGACATCGTCGCCGAGGCGGGTTTCGGCCAGGGCACCTTCTATCGCCACTTCGAGGACAAACGCGAAATCTTCGTGACGCTGCTTTCGCGCCTGTCGGGCGAGATGCTCGAGCAGTTCTCCGCGATGAGCGCGCGCCTCCCGCAAAACGAGGTCGAATACCGCGCCGCGTCGATCGACGCCGTCACGCGCGCCGCGCACGTCGCGCAAAAAAACCGCGACCTCGCCCTGCTGTTCCTGCGCGAGGCGCGTTCGGTCGATCGCGAGATCGAGGCGCTCGTCGAGGAGGTCTTCTCGGAGTTCGCGCTGCTCGCGAGGCACTACCTCGATCACGCGATCGCAGCGGGTTTCGCTCGGCCGTGCGATACGCGCGTCGTCTCGCGCGCCATCGTCGGCATGGCGACGCAGTTCATCGATCTGTGGGTCAAGGGGGAGATCGCCGACGGCGATGTGGATGCCGTCGTGCGTGAGCTTGTGGATTTCGCGTTTCTCGGATTCGGGCCGGGCGCGGCGCATTCGGGGGCCGCGCGCGAAAATGAATCGACGAAAAAATCGACAGCGAAACCGGCCAAAAAGGCCGCCGGGGGGAGGAAGTCGGCATGA
- a CDS encoding M48 family metallopeptidase, producing MAIALAFVFAAACATVPLTGRKQLALIPDKTLHDAADSQYRSFLKQNNKSANKSDVRMVKRVGDRISDSVETYFKRHGMRSRVRGYDWEYNLIQADKTANAWCMPGGKVAVYTGILPLTQDETGLAVVMGHEIAHAAAHHSAERVSQMMLAQAGATALAVALRGEKRASVKTAVGAAYGLGVTYGALLPFSREHELEADRLGLIFMAMAGYDPREAADFWKRMGEKSGKTVEFLSTHPVSTTRVKKIRKHMRDAMGYYVARE from the coding sequence ATGGCGATCGCGCTCGCCTTCGTTTTCGCCGCCGCGTGTGCGACGGTGCCGCTCACCGGGCGCAAGCAGCTTGCGCTCATCCCCGACAAGACCCTGCATGACGCGGCGGACAGCCAGTACCGCTCCTTTCTGAAGCAGAACAACAAGAGCGCGAATAAATCCGACGTTCGCATGGTGAAACGTGTCGGCGACCGCATCTCCGATTCCGTCGAGACGTACTTCAAACGCCACGGCATGCGCTCGCGCGTTCGCGGCTACGACTGGGAATACAACCTCATCCAGGCCGACAAGACCGCCAACGCCTGGTGCATGCCCGGCGGCAAGGTCGCCGTGTACACGGGCATCCTCCCGCTGACGCAAGACGAAACCGGCCTTGCGGTCGTGATGGGGCACGAGATCGCGCACGCGGCGGCGCACCATTCCGCGGAGCGCGTCAGCCAAATGATGCTGGCGCAGGCCGGCGCCACCGCGCTTGCCGTCGCGCTGCGCGGCGAAAAACGCGCATCCGTCAAGACCGCCGTCGGCGCGGCGTATGGCCTCGGCGTCACCTACGGCGCGCTTTTGCCGTTTTCGCGCGAGCACGAACTCGAGGCCGACCGCCTGGGGCTCATCTTCATGGCGATGGCGGGATACGATCCGCGCGAAGCGGCGGACTTCTGGAAACGCATGGGCGAAAAGAGCGGAAAGACCGTGGAGTTCCTTTCAACGCACCCCGTCAGCACGACGCGCGTCAAGAAAATCCGCAAGCACATGCGCGACGCGATGGGGTATTACGTGGCGCGGGAATGA
- a CDS encoding SDR family oxidoreductase, which yields MTKMKGKTVLITGAAGGIGFATAECFAKANARVILTDVNAEAVHGAARRLTDKGFDAMAHACDVTKIAHVKKLAADVTQTHGGIDVLINNAGIGYAGELAETSLSTWKRLVNVNLFGPLHHVDAFLPAMIAQGAGHIVNVSSGQAFFRLPTWGAYAAVKLAVGAWSELLGVELAKYGVSVTTVYPFMVNTGFYDKIEAETWGQRMSMKLLPYYSHTPEKVGRIIFRAVERKRKVEMVSVINDVGYFARLVPPVAGAMAYITNRVLAGPARPHASGSAS from the coding sequence ATGACGAAGATGAAGGGAAAGACGGTGCTCATCACCGGCGCCGCGGGCGGAATCGGTTTCGCCACGGCGGAATGTTTCGCGAAGGCGAACGCGCGCGTGATTCTGACCGACGTCAACGCCGAGGCCGTACACGGCGCGGCGCGGCGCCTGACCGACAAGGGTTTCGACGCGATGGCGCACGCTTGCGACGTGACGAAAATCGCGCACGTAAAAAAGCTTGCGGCCGATGTCACTCAAACGCATGGCGGTATCGATGTGCTGATCAACAACGCGGGCATCGGCTACGCCGGCGAGTTGGCCGAAACGTCGCTGTCCACGTGGAAGCGGCTCGTCAATGTCAACCTGTTCGGCCCGCTGCATCACGTCGATGCGTTCCTGCCCGCGATGATCGCGCAAGGCGCGGGGCACATCGTCAACGTCTCGAGCGGCCAGGCGTTTTTCCGCCTGCCGACCTGGGGCGCGTACGCCGCGGTCAAGCTCGCCGTCGGCGCGTGGTCCGAGTTGCTCGGCGTGGAACTCGCCAAATACGGCGTGAGCGTCACGACGGTGTACCCGTTCATGGTGAACACCGGCTTCTACGACAAGATCGAAGCCGAAACCTGGGGGCAGCGCATGAGCATGAAGCTGCTCCCCTATTACTCGCACACGCCCGAAAAGGTCGGCCGCATCATCTTCCGCGCGGTCGAGAGGAAACGGAAGGTCGAGATGGTCAGCGTCATCAACGATGTCGGTTACTTCGCGCGGCTCGTACCGCCGGTCGCCGGCGCCATGGCCTACATCACGAACCGCGTGCTCGCCGGCCCCGCCCGCCCGCACGCGAGCGGGAGCGCATCATGA